The genomic segment CACCAGGGTCCAGCACTTGCTGAAGAACCCGTGCGCGTCCTGGTAGGCGCCGGAGCCCGGGAAGATCTTGAACCGCCCGATGTCGTTGGAGAACAGGTACAGGCAGACCAGCCCCATCCAGTAGACGGGCGCCGAGATGAGCACGAGCGCACCGCCCATGAGCGCGCGGTCCCAGAAGGATCCGCGCTTGACGGCGGAGACGATGCCGATGCCCACGCCGGCCAGGAACCAGATGATCGCGGCTCCGACGACGAGGAAGACCGTGTTGGGCAGCCGGTCGAAGATCAGCGACTTGACCGAGGTGTTGTTCGTGAAGCTGTGGCCGAAGTCGAAGTGGAAGAACAGCTTCCTCGTGTAGTCCCAGTACTGCGCCGGCAGGGACCTGTCCAGCCCGAGCTGGTGGCGGATCGACGCGACGAGCGCCGGGGACGGATCGCGGCCTGCGCGCGCGGTCGCCGGATCGCCCGACGGCAGCACGTAGAAGATGAGGAAGGTGACCGCGGAGATCACCAGCAGGAGCAGGATCGTCCAGAGAAGACGTCGCGCGATGTAGGCGGCCATGTGAGGAGGAAAGGTCCTAGCGATGCGGCCGCCGCCCCGGGCCGGGCCCGGGGCGGCGGTGACGCATCAGGTGCTTACTTGACGGAGGTGAAGGACAGGTCCCAGAGCGCGATGTACGGGTTCGGAACACCGTTGATGTTCTTCGACCGCACGAGCGTGGTCTTGTCCCAGATGAACGGGATGCCGGCGGCATCCTGGATGATCATCTTGTCGATGGCCGCCCACGCCTTCAGGCGGGGCTCACCCTCGAGCAGCGCCGCCTTGTTCATGGCGTCGTCGACCTTGGGATCGTTGAGCATCGAGTAGTTGATGTTGCCGCTGGAGCGGTTGATCAGCGAGCCCTTGAAGACCGGCTCGAGCATCGACTGCGGGTCGGCGAAGTCCTTGAACCAGCCGGCGCCGCCGCACATGGCGACCTTCTTGGACGGGACCTGGCACCAGTCGGTGTAGACCGAGTCCTGGGGAACGAGGCGCAGCCGCACCTTGAAGCCCATCTTCTCGAGCTGGTTCTTGGCGACCTCGGCCTGGGCCTTGCCCGGGTCGGCGTTGGCGCCCACCATCAGGAGCTCGTTGTTGCCCTCGTACTTGCCCGAGGCGTAGCCCGCAGCCTTGAAGTACTTGGCGGACAGCGCCATGTCACCCGACTCGTTGTTCGCGTTGAAGTAGTCGATGTCGGGGAAGCCCTTGTACCCGCCCGACTCCTGGAAGCCCGGGAAGTCCGGCGGCAGCCAGTGCGTCGCGATGTCGCCGATGTACTTGCCGCCACGCGCCAGCCGGGCCGCGTTGCGGTCGAAGCCGGCCATCACGGCCTTGCGGACGTTGATGTTGTCGAAGGGCTTGACCTCGGTGTTCAGCGGGAAGTAGCGGTAGCCGCCCGACGGGACCGAGGTGTACTGGTCCTTCACCTTGGTGACCAGGTCCTTGAGGATGTTCGACGGCGGGTTGGTGTCGAGCAGCATGTTCGACCCGTCGATGACCTGGCGCGCCGCCACGTTGGCGTCCGACGCGTTGGTGCGGATGAAGTACGAGTCCGCGTAGGCCGGCCGGTAGTCGGTCTTGGGATCCCAGTTGGGATTGCGGACCATCGTGATGCTCTTGCCCGGCTTGTAGCCCGTCAGGTTGCCCGAGCTGTCGTTGGGGATCATGTACGGGCCGGTGAACGCGACATGCGTGTTGTACGTCGACTGCGCCTTGGCGTCGAACGGCTTGGCGTACTCCTCCGGCACCGGGACCGTGATCGGCATGACCAGAGCGGCGATGAACGACACGGCCGTCGGCTCCGTGAGCTTGAACACGATCGTGTGGTCGTCGGGCGTCGTGATGCCCGAGATCGGCTTGACGCCGGTCGTGGGCTTCTTGGGCGCGCCCTCGATGACCTGGAAGTAGCCCGGGTACTGGCCGCCGACGTTGGACGAGAAGAAGCGCTCGATGGCGTACTTGACGTCCTTGGAGGTGACCTCGCGGTTGACCGGCGGGGCGTACTTGATGCCCGACTTGATCTTGACCGTGACGGTCTTCTTGTCGGCCGAGACCTGGGCCTCGCCGTCGGCGAGGTCCGGCACGGGCTTGTTGGCGTCGGTCGGCTTGAACGAGTACAGCGGGCGGTTGGTCGCCAGCGTGATCATCTCGCCGAACGTGTAGTAGGTGTGGCCCGGGTCGACGTAGTCGACGTCGGAGGAGGCAAGCATCGTGATCTTGCCGCCCTTCTTGGCCGGGGCCTCGGCCGCCTTCTTCGTCGCGGCAGCGCTGCTGCTCGCGGACGAACCGGACGACGAGGAACTGCTGCTAGAGCTGCCGCCACAGGCGGCGACCACGAACGCGAGCATGCCGAGCACACCCGCCAGCAGGAATCGGAGGTGACTCCGAGTCATGTGGGGTCCTTTCTGACGTGACGGCCGGCGCTCCTCAAGCACCGGCGTCGGGACGGGGCGGCGTCGCACGTGCACTTACTTCGACGTCCGCGGGTTGAGGGCGTCCTGGAGTCCGTCGCCGACGATGTTGAAGGCGAGGACCGTGATCAGGAGCGCCAGACCAGGGAAGACCATGAACCACCAGGCGTCCTGGAAGATGTCGGTGGCGTCGGAGATCATCGCGCCCCAGCTGGGCTTGGACGGGTCGACCCCGACGCCCAGGAACGAGAGCGCGGCCTCGTACAGGATGTTCTGCGGAATCAGGACCGTCGCGTAGACGATGATCGGCGCCACGAGGTTGGGAAGGATCTCCTTGAAGATGATGCGCCGATCGCTGGCGCCCAGGGAGCGGGCCGCCTCGACGAACTCGCGCTCGCGCAGGGACAGCACCTGACCGCGCACGATGCGCGCCATGTACGGCCATGTCGTCAGGGTGATGACGAAGATGACGACCATCAGGCCCGGCTGGATGACCCCGCCGAGGCAGCCGTCGGCGCAGGCGACCCCGAGGCCGACGGCGAGCACGAGCACGGGGAAGGCCAGGAACAGGTCCATGAGCCGGCTGATGCCGGTGTCGACCTTGCCGCGGTAGTAGCCCGTGACCAGCCCGGCGGTGACGCCGATGATCACGATGAGCGCCGTCGCGATGAACGCGACCTCCAGCGAGACGCGAGAGCCGTAGATCACGCGCGACAGGATGTCGCGGCCGCGACTGTCGACCCCGAACGGGTGCGCGCCGCTCGGCCCCGTGGGCTGCCCGAAGTCGCTGAGCAGGTTCTCGTTCTGCGTGTTCGGGTCCGGGAACCCGAAGAGCTTGACGATGAGCGGCGCGAAGATCGCGACGAACACCATGAAGAGCACGATGCCCAGCGAGACGAGCGCGACCTTGTCGCGTCGCAGCCGGCGCCAGAAGAGCTCCAGCGGTGATCGTGCGGCGATCTCGGCCGCGGACTCGCCGCCGGCATCGATCGGCTCGCTCTCGAGGAGCGTCTCGGAAGCGCCGGTGCTCACGCCCTGCCCTCCCCGCGGGTGGTCTCGTCCTGCTTGATGGGTCCCTCTCCCAAGGCTGTTCGATGTCCGCCGTCGGGTCCCTGCAACCTCCCCGGATGGGGAGTGCCCTTCGACAGAACCGCGCGCAGGCTACTCCTTATGCCCGGCATATGTCAGGAGACTTGACCACACGCAACCTCATGTTCACGCAAGCTCTGGAGCCAAATGACTCCAGGTCGGCCAACCAGTGATGCAATGCTGTGCCGAATCGGCGCATCCGGTTCGGCACACGGCCGCGACGGCGGACGCCCCGAGCTGGATTCGAACCAGCGGCCTTCCCCTTAGGAGGGGGACGCTCTATCCATCTGAGCTATCGGGGCGGAGCAACGAAGCCTACGACGGCAGGCGTACGACGGACACGAAGAAGTCGTCGATCTGGCGCACGATCGCGACGAACCGTTCGAAGTCCACGGGCTTGGTCACGTAGGCGTTGGCGTGCAGCTGGTAGCTGCGCAGCACGTCCTCCTCGGCCTCGGACGTCGTGAGCACCACGATCGGGATCGTCCGCAGATCGGGGTCGCCCTTGACCTCGGCCAGGACCTCGCGCCCGTCCTTGCGCGGCAGGTTGAGGTCCAGCAGCACGAGGTCGGGGCGGCCGACATCGGCGTAGGGACCCTCGCGGCGCAGGTAGGCCAGGGCCTGCTCGCCGTCGCTGACGACGGTGAGGTGGTTGAGGAGCTTGTTGAACTCGAACGCCTCGCGGATGAGCAGGACGTCGCCGGGGTCGTCCTCCACCAGGAGGACCTCGATCGGCTGGCCTGCGGGCTTGGGGGTCATGCGTCGTCCTCCTGGACGAGGGGCAGGGTGAATCGGAACGAGGCGCCCCCGAGGGCGCCGACGGGCTCGAGCCAGATCCGGCCGCCGTGGAACTCCACGATCTTGCGGCACATCGCCAGGCCGATCCCGGTGCCCTCGTACTCCTCCTTGGGGTGCAGCCGCTGGAAGATCACGAAGATGCGGTCGGCGTAGCGGGGCTCGATGCCGATGCCGTTGTCGTCGACGGCGAACGTGCGGACGCCGTCGCCCTCGCCGCCGGACGCCGAGATGCGGACCTGCGGCGGCTCGTCGCCGGCGAACTTGACCGCGTTGGCCACGAGGTTCTGCAGCAGCGCCACGAGCAGGCTGCGGTCGCCGGGCACCCGCTCGAGGTCGCCGGCGACCACGACGGTGGCCCCGGCCTCGGCGATCGCGGTCTCCAGGTTGGACAGCGCCTCGGCGGCGACGTCGCCCATGTCCACCGGGCGCATCTCGCCGGCCATGCGCCCCACGCGCGAGAACGCGAGCAGGTCGTTGATGAGGCCCTGCATGCGCTTGGCGCCGTCGACGGCGAAGTCGATGTACTGGTCGGCGCGCTCGTCGAGCTGCCCGTGGTAGCGGTGCTGGAGCATCCCGCAGAAGCTCGCCACCTTGCGCAGGGGCTCCTGGAGGTCGTGGGAGGCGACGTAGGCGAACTGCTCGAGCTCGGCGTTGGAGCGCTGGAGGTCGAGGGCCTGGGCCTCGAGCCGGCGGCGCGCGGCCTGGACCTCCTCCAGCTCGGCGAGGATGCGGCGGCGCATGGAGTCGACGTCGGTGCTCAGCCCGGCGATGTCGCGCGGGCCCTGCACGCGCACCGGCGCGTCGAACGCCCCGCGGGCGACCCGGCGCGCGTCGGCGGCCAGCCGCGCCAGCGGCGTCGTGACGACGCGACGCAGCGTCGCCGAGGCGGCCAGCGCGGCGGCCAGCAGCAGCAGGCCCGCGATGAGCACGGCCACGGTGGCCGCCGTCGCGGCGTGGCGCAGGCGCGCGCGCTCACGAGCGCGCAGGACCGCGAGGTCGGCGTCCAGGCGGCCGAACGCGGTCCGCAGCGCGTCGAAGCGCGCCTTGCCGTCGGCCACCGACGGAGCCGACGCCGGGTCGGGGCCCCGGTCGCGGACGGCCGCGATGACGGGTCGCGCGTAACCGTCCACCCACACGCGCTCGCGGGCGCGCACGACCGCCAGGTCGGCGCCGAGGCGGTCGACCGAGCCCGTGGCCGCGACGGCGGCGATGGCCGCGCGCGCCCGCCCGGCGTCGGCCGCGCCCGTGCGGTAGGGCCGCAGGAACGACGCCTGGCCCGACAGGACGTAGCCGCGCACCGCGGTCTCCTGGTCGACCATCCCGATGAGGTAGCGCTGCGCGGCGATGCGCGCGGGGTCCACGCGGTCGACGACCTGCGTGCGGGCCCCCGCGAGGCGGTGCAGCGCCAGCAGCGTGATGAGCAGCCCCGCGAGCGCGGCGAGCACGAGCGCGCCCGCGCCCAGGCCGAGCCACTGGCCGCTGGTCCGGCGCGTCAGGCGCGACGGCGCGATGACGGGCGCCGCAGCGGGCTCAGCCATCGGCGTCCACCGACAGCACCACGAGCGCGACGTCGTCGGCCAGGTCGCCGCCGTTGAGCTCCAGCGCCGTGCCGACCAGCCGGTCGATGAGCGCGTGGCCGGCCTCGCCGCTCGGCACGGCGTCCGGCCCCCGACGAGCTGCACCAGGCGTTCGGCGCCCAGCCGCTCGGCGCCGCGGCCGACACGGCCCTCGATGAGGCCGTCGGTGTAGAGCAGCAGGTCCCAGCACGCGGGCAGCGCGATCGCCGCGGCCGGCCAGGACCCCGGCCCGGACCCGATGCCGAGCATCGGGCGCGCGGGCGGCGCGGGCAGCTCGCGGGCGCCGCCGTCGTCGACGAGGACCGGGGCCGGGTGGCCGGCGACGCGGACCTCGGCGCTGCGCCGGTCGGGCGCGACGCTGACCATGCACGCCGTGGCGAACGCGTCGTCGCCCAGGCGCTCGTGGACGAGCACCTGCTCCAGGGTCGGCAGGACCTCGGCGGCCGGGCGGTCGCCCAGGACGAGCGTGCGCCAGGCGATGCGCAGGCACACGCCGAGCGCCGCCGCGTCGGGGTCGTGGCCGCAGACGTCGCCGATGACGGCGTGCAGCGTGCCGTCCCCGCACTGCACGACGTCGAAGAAGTCGCCGCCCAGCAGCGTCCGGGCGCGTCCGGGGCGCGAGCCCGTCGCGACCTGCAGGCGCGGGTCGGAGACGATCGGGCGCGGCAGCAGCCCGCGCTCGAGGCGGGCGCTCTCCTCGGCGTCGCGCTGCGCGGCGCGCAGCTCGTCGTGGACGAGCTCGGCCCGCTGGCGCTCCACGGCGTAGCGGATGGACCGGGCCAGCAGCTCGCCGTCGACCCGGCCCTTGAGGAGGTAGTCCTGCGCGCCGGCGGCCACGGCCTCCAGGCCGCGGGCCGCGTCCGACAGGCCCGTCAGCACGAGCATGGGGACGCCGGGCCCCGCCGCGCGCAGGCGGTGCAGGGCCGTGAGCCCGTCGGCGTCGGGCAGGCCGAGGTCGAGCACCACGCAGGAGATCTCGGCCGAGAGCGCCTGCACGGCGTCGGCGACGTTGCGCCGGCGCACGACCGTCACCTCGAGATCGGAGTCCTGCAGGAGGTCCTCGAAGAGGAACGCGTCGCCGTCGTCGTCCTCGACGAGCAGCACCTGCAGGTGCGGGCCGCCCAGGAGGGCAGGCCGGTCGTCACCGTCGGCCGGCGCGTGCATCGCGGACACCCCGGCGGCGCGCCTACCCGCGGTCCGGGCGATCCGGATGGATGTCGTCGATCGTGGCGCAGGCCACGTAGGGCGCCCCGGCCGCCGCCTCGATGGCCGCGCCGCCGCCGGCGAGGCGGTCCAGGACCGAGACGACCCCGACGATCTCCAGGCCGGCCTCCTGGACGGCCTCGATGGCCTGCAGGGTCGAGCCACCGGTCGTCACCACGTCCTCGACGATCACGCAGCGGTCGCCGGGCTCCAGCAGCGGGCCCTCGATGCGCCGCTGCAGCCCGTGCTGCTTGGCGTCCTTGCGCACGAAGAAGGCCTTGCCGTCGAACCCGCCCGCCAGCGCCGCGCACGCGACGGGGTCGGCGCCCATGGTCAGGCCGCCGACCGCGGTCGCGCCCCAGCCGGCAGCGTGGCCGGCGACGATCTCGCCGAGCGCGGCGAAGCCGGGCGGGCGCAGGATCGCGCGCTTGGCGTCGACGTAGTACTGGGCGGTGGCTCCGCTGGTTAACACGACCTCGCCGATGACGAGGGCGTGGATCCGAAGTTCGTCCACGAGGCGTTGGGTGGCGTCCATGAGCGGCCGTAGTCTAAGGACGTGCTGGAGCGCGTCCTGCGACTGGCGGCGATCATCTGCAGCCTCCTGGTCGCGGCCGGGTGGGTGTGGTTCGCCGCCAACGAGACCAACGCGGCCTCCCAGGACACCCAGCAGGAGATCGCCGGGCGTCAGGCGGCCCGCGTCGCCGACCCCAGCCCGGACCAGGAGCGCGCGCGCGAGCGGGTCAACGGCAAGGTGCACGAGGCCATCGACGACGCCAACGACGTCCTGCTCAAGCCGTTCGCGTTCGTCGCCCGCAGCAGCTCGAGCAAGTGGGTGCGCCGGACGGTGCCCGCGCTGCTGGCGCTGCTGGTCTACGGCTTCGGGCTCGGCCTGCTTGCCCGCTTCGCCGCCGGACGATGACGGCCACGGCCTTCGGCGGCGCCGGGCGGGACTTCGCCCTCGGCGTCGAGGAGGAGCTCATCGTCGTCGACCCGGTGACGCTCGCGCTGTCGCACACGGGCGTCGAGGTCCTGGAGCGGATGGAGGTGCCGGAGGGGACGGGGTCGGCGCACCCCGACACCTACGCCGCGCTCGTCGAGCTCGCCTCGCCCGTCGTGCACTCGGCGGGCGAGGGCGTGGCGTCCATCGCCGCGCTGCGCGCCCGGGCCCGGGCCGCCGGGGCGACGCTCATCGGCGCCGGCATCCATCCCGACGGCGCGTTCGGCGACGTGGTGCACGTGCCCGAGGCGCGCTACGACGAGATCCACGCGCAGCTGCGCGGCCTGCTGCGGCGCACCCCGACGTGCGCGCTGCACGTGCACGTGGGGATGCCGGACGCCGAGACGGCCATCCGCGTGTACAACGGCCTGCGCGAGCACCTGCCGCTGCTGCAGGCGCTGGCGGCCAACTCGCCGTTCTGGCACGGACACGACTCCGGGCTGGCGACGGCGCGGGCCCAGCTCTTCCGAGGCTACCCGCGCGGCGACATCCCCCCGGCGTTCGCGTCGTTCGCCGCGTTCGAGGATCTCGTCGACCAGCTCGTGGCGGCCGGCGACGCGCCCGACTACACGTTCCTGTGGTGGGACCTGCGGCCCCACCCGCGCCTGGGCACGGTCGAGCTGCGCGCCATGGACGCGCAGTCGTCGCTGTGGTCGGTCGCGGCGCTCACCGCGCTCGTCGCCGGGCTGGCGCGCGCGGCCGCCGAGGACGACCGGCTCTCCTGGACGCCGCGGGCGGTCCTCATGGAGTCGAGCTTCCGCGCCGCGCGCGACGGGCTGGGCGCCACGCTGCTGCACGAGGGCGCGCTGCGCCCGGTGCCCGAGATCGCGCGCGCCGCCGTGGCCCGCGCCCGCCCGTTCGCCGCCGAGCTGGGCTCCGAGGAGCAGCTGGGCCTCGTGGAGCGGCTGCTGACCGAGGGGGGCGGGGCCGACCGCCAGCGCGCGGCACACGCCCGCGGCGGGATGCCCGGGCTCCTGCGCCACCTGGCCGCGGAGACTGCGCACGACCTCGCCTAGGGGCTAGGCCTAGGTGTAGACGTCCACGAGGTCGCCATAGGAGATCCAGCGGAAGATCGACACGGCGTCGGGCACCGGCTCGCGCAGGCACCCGTGGCTGGCCGCGTAGACCGGGACCTCGGCGTAGCCGTGGATCCCGTAGCCGCCGTGGAAGTAGGACGTGAAGACCATGCCCTTGGCGTTGGTCCCGGGCGTCTTGGAGTACACGCGGAACGTGCCCAGGACCGTCGGCGTCGACGGCTTGCCCGACGAGATCGGGTAGATCCGGTCGACCTTGCCGCCCTTGATGAGCGCCATGACCTGCAGCGAGAGATCCGCCTCGACGTGCTTGCCGTGCTTGGGGAAGCGGATCTTGAACCGCCCGGCGCCGCGCACGAGGCGGCGCATCATGTCGCTCGTCGCGGTCTCCGTGCGCGCCAGGCCGGTGACCTTGCGGAAGGCCAGGACGGCCCGCGCGGTGCGCGCGTCGTAGAGGCCGCGGGCGCCGACGACGTAGCCCAGGCGGCGCAGGCGGCTCTGCAGGAGGCGCACGCCGGCGCCGCGGGCGCCGGGCGCCACGCTGCGGGGCAGCACGTCGAGCCCGTGGGCCTTGGCGACCATCGTCGCCTGCTCGGCCGTGGCGCGATGGCTGGCGCGCACCACGAGGTGGCCGCGGCCCGTCGTGCGCAGCCCGAGCAGGAACGTGCCCGTGGCCCCGTCGCTGCCCGGCCGCACCGCGACGCGCCGGCTGACGACCTTCGTCGTCCCGCGGTAGAGGCGCACGACGACCTGCTGGCCGGCGACGTAGGGCGCGACGGTCCCCTCGACGCGGACGCGATCGCCCGACAGCACCGCAGCGGGCGAGCCCGTGACCTTCTTGAGCACGATGGACAGGGCGCCCGGGGCGGGGACCTGCGGGACCGGCGGGACCGGCGGGGCGACGGGGGGCGGCGTGGTCGTGCTGGGCGGCGTCGTCCCCGACGGGACCGGGGTCTGCGCCGCGGCCGGCGCGGCGACGGCGGCGGCAGCGGCGACGACGAGGGCGATCGGGCGGCGCATGGGCGCGCGCATCGTACTGAGCAGGACCGCGGTCCGGTACGAGGATCAGGCGGTTCGGGCGGCGAGGTCCGGCTCTGGACCCCAGGCCCGCAGCCCGAGGGCCACGAACAGCGCGATGCCGCCCAGGGCGCCGATCAGCACGACGGGGATCTCCCAGCCCCAGTGCTCGCTGCTGGCCATGGCGAAGGAGTTGTTGATGCAGTGCAGGGCGATGCCGGGATACAGGGAGCGCGTCCGGTCGCGCAGCAGGCACAGCCCGGTGCCCAGGACGGCGAGCGGCACGAGGAAGGCGATCGGCGAGCCGAAGACGTGCACGACCCCGAACGCCAGGCCGGTCAGCACGGCCGCCGGCCAGAGGC from the Baekduia soli genome contains:
- a CDS encoding ABC transporter permease, whose translation is MSTGASETLLESEPIDAGGESAAEIAARSPLELFWRRLRRDKVALVSLGIVLFMVFVAIFAPLIVKLFGFPDPNTQNENLLSDFGQPTGPSGAHPFGVDSRGRDILSRVIYGSRVSLEVAFIATALIVIIGVTAGLVTGYYRGKVDTGISRLMDLFLAFPVLVLAVGLGVACADGCLGGVIQPGLMVVIFVITLTTWPYMARIVRGQVLSLREREFVEAARSLGASDRRIIFKEILPNLVAPIIVYATVLIPQNILYEAALSFLGVGVDPSKPSWGAMISDATDIFQDAWWFMVFPGLALLITVLAFNIVGDGLQDALNPRTSK
- a CDS encoding SpoIIE family protein phosphatase, which translates into the protein MHAPADGDDRPALLGGPHLQVLLVEDDDGDAFLFEDLLQDSDLEVTVVRRRNVADAVQALSAEISCVVLDLGLPDADGLTALHRLRAAGPGVPMLVLTGLSDAARGLEAVAAGAQDYLLKGRVDGELLARSIRYAVERQRAELVHDELRAAQRDAEESARLERGLLPRPIVSDPRLQVATGSRPGRARTLLGGDFFDVVQCGDGTLHAVIGDVCGHDPDAAALGVCLRIAWRTLVLGDRPAAEVLPTLEQVLVHERLGDDAFATACMVSVAPDRRSAEVRVAGHPAPVLVDDGGARELPAPPARPMLGIGSGPGSWPAAAIALPACWDLLLYTDGLIEGRVGRGAERLGAERLVQLVGGRTPCRAARPATRSSTGWSARRWSSTAATWPTTSRSWCCRWTPMAEPAAAPVIAPSRLTRRTSGQWLGLGAGALVLAALAGLLITLLALHRLAGARTQVVDRVDPARIAAQRYLIGMVDQETAVRGYVLSGQASFLRPYRTGAADAGRARAAIAAVAATGSVDRLGADLAVVRARERVWVDGYARPVIAAVRDRGPDPASAPSVADGKARFDALRTAFGRLDADLAVLRARERARLRHAATAATVAVLIAGLLLLAAALAASATLRRVVTTPLARLAADARRVARGAFDAPVRVQGPRDIAGLSTDVDSMRRRILAELEEVQAARRRLEAQALDLQRSNAELEQFAYVASHDLQEPLRKVASFCGMLQHRYHGQLDERADQYIDFAVDGAKRMQGLINDLLAFSRVGRMAGEMRPVDMGDVAAEALSNLETAIAEAGATVVVAGDLERVPGDRSLLVALLQNLVANAVKFAGDEPPQVRISASGGEGDGVRTFAVDDNGIGIEPRYADRIFVIFQRLHPKEEYEGTGIGLAMCRKIVEFHGGRIWLEPVGALGGASFRFTLPLVQEDDA
- a CDS encoding ABC transporter permease translates to MAAYIARRLLWTILLLLVISAVTFLIFYVLPSGDPATARAGRDPSPALVASIRHQLGLDRSLPAQYWDYTRKLFFHFDFGHSFTNNTSVKSLIFDRLPNTVFLVVGAAIIWFLAGVGIGIVSAVKRGSFWDRALMGGALVLISAPVYWMGLVCLYLFSNDIGRFKIFPGSGAYQDAHGFFSKCWTLVMPWLVLAAAFAAIYARLLRSNLLETMNEDYIRTARAKGLPERRVILRHGVRSAITPVITVLGLDIGILMGGAILTETVFNIDGIGRLSFDAIQRGDLATIQGTTMVLAAAVAIMSLVVDILYAFLDPRVRY
- a CDS encoding ABC transporter substrate-binding protein, with amino-acid sequence MTRSHLRFLLAGVLGMLAFVVAACGGSSSSSSSSSGSSASSSAAATKKAAEAPAKKGGKITMLASSDVDYVDPGHTYYTFGEMITLATNRPLYSFKPTDANKPVPDLADGEAQVSADKKTVTVKIKSGIKYAPPVNREVTSKDVKYAIERFFSSNVGGQYPGYFQVIEGAPKKPTTGVKPISGITTPDDHTIVFKLTEPTAVSFIAALVMPITVPVPEEYAKPFDAKAQSTYNTHVAFTGPYMIPNDSSGNLTGYKPGKSITMVRNPNWDPKTDYRPAYADSYFIRTNASDANVAARQVIDGSNMLLDTNPPSNILKDLVTKVKDQYTSVPSGGYRYFPLNTEVKPFDNINVRKAVMAGFDRNAARLARGGKYIGDIATHWLPPDFPGFQESGGYKGFPDIDYFNANNESGDMALSAKYFKAAGYASGKYEGNNELLMVGANADPGKAQAEVAKNQLEKMGFKVRLRLVPQDSVYTDWCQVPSKKVAMCGGAGWFKDFADPQSMLEPVFKGSLINRSSGNINYSMLNDPKVDDAMNKAALLEGEPRLKAWAAIDKMIIQDAAGIPFIWDKTTLVRSKNINGVPNPYIALWDLSFTSVK
- a CDS encoding carboxylate-amine ligase — protein: MTATAFGGAGRDFALGVEEELIVVDPVTLALSHTGVEVLERMEVPEGTGSAHPDTYAALVELASPVVHSAGEGVASIAALRARARAAGATLIGAGIHPDGAFGDVVHVPEARYDEIHAQLRGLLRRTPTCALHVHVGMPDAETAIRVYNGLREHLPLLQALAANSPFWHGHDSGLATARAQLFRGYPRGDIPPAFASFAAFEDLVDQLVAAGDAPDYTFLWWDLRPHPRLGTVELRAMDAQSSLWSVAALTALVAGLARAAAEDDRLSWTPRAVLMESSFRAARDGLGATLLHEGALRPVPEIARAAVARARPFAAELGSEEQLGLVERLLTEGGGADRQRAAHARGGMPGLLRHLAAETAHDLA
- the pyrE gene encoding orotate phosphoribosyltransferase, with the translated sequence MDATQRLVDELRIHALVIGEVVLTSGATAQYYVDAKRAILRPPGFAALGEIVAGHAAGWGATAVGGLTMGADPVACAALAGGFDGKAFFVRKDAKQHGLQRRIEGPLLEPGDRCVIVEDVVTTGGSTLQAIEAVQEAGLEIVGVVSVLDRLAGGGAAIEAAAGAPYVACATIDDIHPDRPDRG
- a CDS encoding L,D-transpeptidase, producing the protein MRRPIALVVAAAAAVAAPAAAQTPVPSGTTPPSTTTPPPVAPPVPPVPQVPAPGALSIVLKKVTGSPAAVLSGDRVRVEGTVAPYVAGQQVVVRLYRGTTKVVSRRVAVRPGSDGATGTFLLGLRTTGRGHLVVRASHRATAEQATMVAKAHGLDVLPRSVAPGARGAGVRLLQSRLRRLGYVVGARGLYDARTARAVLAFRKVTGLARTETATSDMMRRLVRGAGRFKIRFPKHGKHVEADLSLQVMALIKGGKVDRIYPISSGKPSTPTVLGTFRVYSKTPGTNAKGMVFTSYFHGGYGIHGYAEVPVYAASHGCLREPVPDAVSIFRWISYGDLVDVYT
- a CDS encoding response regulator; translated protein: MTPKPAGQPIEVLLVEDDPGDVLLIREAFEFNKLLNHLTVVSDGEQALAYLRREGPYADVGRPDLVLLDLNLPRKDGREVLAEVKGDPDLRTIPIVVLTTSEAEEDVLRSYQLHANAYVTKPVDFERFVAIVRQIDDFFVSVVRLPS